GATACTATTTGCGCACCCTTCACATCTAATATTTGCTACAGAAAAGCTTTTTCTCATTATTTACCAAGTGCCTTTGCAACTGTTTTGCCAATATCTGCAGGAGATTTCACAACATGTACACCAGCTGCGGCAAGTGCATCCATTTTTTCCTGTGCCGTTCCTTGACCACCACTGATTATCGCTCCGGCATGCCCCATTCGTTTGCCTTTTGGAGCAGTTTGGCCTGCAATAAAGGCTACAACCGGTTTTGTAATATTTTCTTTGATAAATTCAGCAGCCTCTATTTCTAACGTTCCACCAATTTCACCTATCATAACAATCGCTTCCGTTTCAGGATCCGCTTCAAACATAGGAAGGAGTTGTTTGTAACTTAAACCGATAATTGGGTCTCCTCCGATACCAACAGCTGTTGTAATTCCAAGTCCCTCTTTTACAACCTGGTTACTCGCCTCATACGTCAGTGTACCTGACTTGGAAATGAGTCCCACTGGTCCTTTTTTGAAGATAAATCCTGGCATGATACCTATCTTGCACTCTTCAGCAGTAATGATTCCAGGACAGTTTGGTCCAATTGTCTTCATTCCTTTTTTTGTTGCATACATCTTTGCATACATCATATCTTTAACTGGAGCTCCTTCAGTAATGATAACGGCCAATTCAATCCCAGCATCTGCTGCTTCCATTACGGCATCTGCAGTAAAGGCAGGCGGAACAAAAATCATACTGACAGTTGCCCCAGTTGCATCAACTGCCTCTTTTACAGTATTAAACACTGGTCTATCAAGATGTGTCTGACCACCTTTACCAGGTGTAACACCTCCTACAATCTGTGTCCCATACTCTATACACTGCTCGCTATGAAACGTTCCCTCTTTTCCAGTAAAACCTTGCACAATTACTTTTGTATCTTTATTGACCAAAATACTCATTACAGTTCTCCTTTCGCTGCAGCTACTGCTTTTCTTGCACCATCAGCCAAATCTGTAGCAGGGATAATGTTTTTTATATTTGCGTTTTTCAAAATTTCAGCGGCTTGCTCAGCATTTGTTCCATCGAGTCGAACAACAACTGGTACGTTGACTTCTACTTGTTTGGTAGCCTGCAAGATTCCATTTGCAATTCGGTCACATCGAACGATACCCCCAAAGATATTAACAAAGATACTTTTAACATTCTCATCACTTAAAATAAGCTCAAATCCTTTTGCAACGGTATCAGGATTTGCGCCACCACCCACATCCAAAAAGTTTGCAGGCTCTCCGCCTTCATGCTTGATAATATCCATAGTTGCCATCGCAAGCCCTGCACCGTTTACCATACAACCAACATTTCCATCCAAGTTCACATAGCTTAGACCATACTTCGCTGCTTCTACTTCTACAGGATCCTCTTCGCTCAAATCTCTCATCTCATGAATATCTGGATGTTTATAAAGTGCGTTGTCATCAAATCCCATCTTTGCATCAAGAGCCAGGAATCGTCCATCTCCTGTTTTGATCAATGGATTGATCTCGATCAAGTTTGCATCTTTATCCATATAAACTTTATAGAGCGCTTCAGCAAACTGTATAAAAGGTCGAATCTCCTCTTTTGCTAGACCCAGACCAAAAGCCAGTTTTCTTCCATGAAATCCTTGAAAACCGATAGTTGGATCGATTGCAACTTTGATAATTTTTTCTGGAGTTTTGGCAGCTACCTCTTCAATCTCCATACCGCCCTCAGTCGAGGCCATCATAACAGGCATCTCTGAGCTTCTATCAAGTACCATTCCAAGATAGTACTCTTTTTGGATATCTGCACCCTCTTCTACATACACTTTTTCTACTTTTTTGCCTTCAGGTCCTGTTTGGTGTGTCACCAATGTCATACCAAGCATCTCTTCGGCAATTTTTTCCACTTCATCAAGGCTTCTAGCAAGCTTAACACCACCTGCCTTTCCTCGTCCTCCTGCATGGATTTGCGCTTTTACAACCCAGAGATCGCCACCGAGGCATTGAGCAACTTCTCTCGCTTCTGGTCCAGTAAACGCTACCTCGCCTCTTGGAACCGGTACGCCATATTCACGAAAAATCTCTTTTGCTTGATATTCATGTATATTCATTTAAAACTCCTTTCTTAAACTTTTGCCCACTGTTTTCGACCCTCTTCATATAGGTCGTTTCCATAGGTATCATTGACTACGACAACAGGAAAATCTTCAACTACAATTCGACGTACTGCCTCTGGTCCTAGTTCAGGATAGGCTATGACTTCAGCATCTTTAATCCGTTTAGCCAAAAGTGCTCCTGCACCACCGACTGCACCGAAGTAAACTGCTTTATGCTTTTTACAAGCCTCTTTTACAGCATCATTCCTTTTTCCCTTGCCTATCATTCCTTTAAGGCCATGTTCTATTAAAATAGGTGCATAACTGTCCATTCTGTAACTTGTAGTAGGTCCTGCACTTCCGATAACTTCTCCCGGTTTCGGAGGAGTTGGACCGACATAGTAGATCACTGCACCGTGCAGATCAAAAGGAAGCTCTTTCCCTTCAAAAATCAGATCAACAAGTCTTTTATGCGCTGCATCTCTCGCAGTGTAGAGTGTTCCTGTAAGATATA
This region of Nitratiruptor sp. YY08-10 genomic DNA includes:
- the sucC gene encoding ADP-forming succinate--CoA ligase subunit beta, with protein sequence MNIHEYQAKEIFREYGVPVPRGEVAFTGPEAREVAQCLGGDLWVVKAQIHAGGRGKAGGVKLARSLDEVEKIAEEMLGMTLVTHQTGPEGKKVEKVYVEEGADIQKEYYLGMVLDRSSEMPVMMASTEGGMEIEEVAAKTPEKIIKVAIDPTIGFQGFHGRKLAFGLGLAKEEIRPFIQFAEALYKVYMDKDANLIEINPLIKTGDGRFLALDAKMGFDDNALYKHPDIHEMRDLSEEDPVEVEAAKYGLSYVNLDGNVGCMVNGAGLAMATMDIIKHEGGEPANFLDVGGGANPDTVAKGFELILSDENVKSIFVNIFGGIVRCDRIANGILQATKQVEVNVPVVVRLDGTNAEQAAEILKNANIKNIIPATDLADGARKAVAAAKGEL
- a CDS encoding Fe-S-containing hydro-lyase; the encoded protein is MAEYKLKTPLSDEDVEKLKAGDIVYLTGTLYTARDAAHKRLVDLIFEGKELPFDLHGAVIYYVGPTPPKPGEVIGSAGPTTSYRMDSYAPILIEHGLKGMIGKGKRNDAVKEACKKHKAVYFGAVGGAGALLAKRIKDAEVIAYPELGPEAVRRIVVEDFPVVVVNDTYGNDLYEEGRKQWAKV
- the sucD gene encoding succinate--CoA ligase subunit alpha, yielding MSILVNKDTKVIVQGFTGKEGTFHSEQCIEYGTQIVGGVTPGKGGQTHLDRPVFNTVKEAVDATGATVSMIFVPPAFTADAVMEAADAGIELAVIITEGAPVKDMMYAKMYATKKGMKTIGPNCPGIITAEECKIGIMPGFIFKKGPVGLISKSGTLTYEASNQVVKEGLGITTAVGIGGDPIIGLSYKQLLPMFEADPETEAIVMIGEIGGTLEIEAAEFIKENITKPVVAFIAGQTAPKGKRMGHAGAIISGGQGTAQEKMDALAAAGVHVVKSPADIGKTVAKALGK